Part of the bacterium genome, AACACCATGGTCTTTGAAGTGATAGGATAATTTCCCAAGTGCAATGGAGTAAATATCATGCGATATAAAAATTTCACCTGGCCCTGCTACAGACTCAATTCGGCTCGCTATATTCACGCCGTCACCGAAAACGTCCTGCCCGCGGTAAATAACGTCCCCAACGTGAATGCCGATCCGAACCGATACCCTATCGTAGGGGTCAACGAGGCGATCTCTTTCAGTTAACTTCTGTTGTATATCCACAGCGCAGTTAACCGCATTAAACACACTGTCAAAATCAGCAAGAAAAGCATCCCCGATCGTTTTAATGATATTTCCTTTGTAACTTTGAATCTTTTCTTCAAGTATCTTATTGTGCTCATTCAGTAACTGTAGGGCATGGTCCTCATTTTCCTGCACCTTCTTACTATAGCCTACCATATCGGTGAACATGATAACAGAAAGTTTACGCGCCTCCATCGGTCGCCTCCAAAGATGAATGAATACGATAATTCTCGAGAAAATAATTAACGAACTTATTGCTCAGAAACGGTCGGAAGAGTATGTGTTTCAAAGGAACTTAATCAGGTAAGTAGACTAATCTATATATAAGATGTGAAAAAATCACTCATTTTTTTTAGAAGCATACTTTCGGATGAAATTGTTTGAGCGGCCGCAGGAAGTGAGTTTAAAAAAAGTCTCCCGTAGTTTTTCGATATGACACGGTTGTCCAAAATAACGACGATCCCACGATCCGATCTGCTGCGGATCAGCCGGCCAAATCCTTGTCTGAATTTTATTACGGCTTCCGGAACGGAATAATCAAAAAAAGAATTGCCTCCCATTGATGTAACCCTCTCCATTTTAGCTGCAACCAGCGGATCGCTTGGAACTTCAAACGGTAATTTGGTGATGATCAATATTTCCAGTGACTCTCCGGGAACATCAACACCTTCCCAGAAACTGTCCGTACCGAACAATACGGAAGTTCTCTCGTCAAAAAAACGCTGTGTAACATTGCTGCGCGATCCGTCCTGCCCCTGCATGAGAAGAGTGATCGAACGGTTCTTTAACCGGCGCTTCATATCACGATAGCACTTATTCATCATGGCATACGAAGTAAACAGCGCCAGCGTTCCTTTTTCGTTTTCCAATATAATTTTTTCAATTAAAGTTGAACTTGCGTCGCTAAAGTCCGCAGACGAGGGATCCGGGAGAAAGGACGGGATAAAAATACGGCACTGGTCATTGAAATCAAACGGCGACCCTACGGAAAATTGTTTTACATTGTCTAGTTCCATCAACCCGGAGCGGCTTTTATAATAATTAAAATTTCCAGCGACGGATAAAGTTGCTGACGAGAAAACGCAGGTATTTAATTTCTCGTACAACCGGGCTTTTAAAATATCGGCCACGTTCAACGGCACACCGTAAAATCGTATATCATATGAACGCTCTTTGGCAGGCAACTCATACCAATAGACATAATCTATGTCGTTGGAGTCTGACAGGAACTGTGCGGTCTCGAGTATTTTTTTTAATTCATCGCGTTTCAATATGAGCATATCCTTCATCGTATCGCCGTCTTCAAAAATATCCGACTTCCAGTCTTTCATCCTGTCGATCAGCTTCAGCAGAGCGTCATCCAATTGAGCTGACGTCGCAAAAAATGCACTTAATTCGTCTTTCGTATTTTTCCAAATAGCATTCTTTGAATCATATCGAAGCTTGTTTTCACGTGATCTGGTCTTAAGAACGGAAGTGTCTTCGAAATCAACGGAACGTCCGCTGGTGGCCTCAATAGTCAGTTGGGTAAATAATTCCTGGGTCTTGATCCAAAATTCAGTGCAAGCCATGGTTGCTTCGGCCAGCAATGAGCTATAACCCGTCGACTCGCCCTTACTCAATCGACTTCCTGTTAATTTTTGTTTTAATTGAAGCAGAACGCCCGATTCCAACTGATCTCTTTCATACAGACTTATAACAAAGTTTTTTACAGACCATAGGGATAAACCTACGCCAAGATAATTCTGGGCCGTTTTTTCAACATGATGCGCTTCATCGATTATTAAATTAGTATAATCGCCAAGAATCGCATTTTCTGAGATAATGTCTGAGAATAGAAGCGAATGATTCACAACAGTTACTTGCGCCTTGCGCGCTGCATCACGAATTTTCTTAACAAAGCATTCGTCGGATGAATTACATTTTTGTGCCTGACAATAGGCGCTTTCAGACGCCAGTTTATTCCATACGGACATATTTTGTTCATGCTGAAATCCGCTGCACTCGCTGATGTCACCGGTCTGAGTCCGGTCTATCCAAAAAATGACTGGCAGTACCTTTTCTCTCTCCGTCGGCGTCAAATGCCCGGCAGGATCAAGACATATCGTTTTCCACTTTTTCATACAAATGTAATTACCCCGCCCTTTGAGCAAAACCGCGTAAAATGGTATTGGAAGGATTTTTCTCAGCTGCGGGATATCTTTGTAAAACAGCTGTTCCTGTAAATTTTTTGTATGCGTACTGATGACGACGGATTCGCCCGCATGACTATTCTGAGACGTCCAATATATGGCCGGCACTAAATAGGCCAGGGACTTGCCCGTACCGGTTCCGGCTTCGGCCAAGACGAATTGAGACTGATTAAAAGCTGCCGCAATGGCCAAAGCCAACTTCACTTGCTGCGCGCGTTCTTCGTAGTTGTCAAAATGGGCGTTTAATAATCCCCCGTGCTCAAACACCGTATGTATCGCTTTTTCAGGAACGGGCTGAGCTGAATCAGGTTCAGAGTCAGCCGAATCGTCGCCAATGGTGTTAGACGGAAGTAATGGGATTTTTACTTTAGGGAATTGGAATGCAGTGGGTGCACCCGCTTTATTGTGTTCTGCGATCTTCTTAAACAGAATTTTCAGAGGAGACCGGCTATGCTCTGTGAACTTTACAAGAAGAGATAATTTCCTTAAATCCACACGCGCCAGCCCTTCGATCAGATAAAGAACAATGACAATGAGTTTTTCCGAGGAGGTGTGTTTTTTTTCAAAAGGAAATTCAATTACGTTTTCAATATTTTCTATTGAATAAGCCGTTAGATCCGGAAAGAGTATTCGGGTCAATTCCAGAGCATCCCAAAGCTGGCGAACAGAAAAAAACTCCTCTATCGCCTTATGACCACGACTTTTGCTTAAGCAATCCAGCGTAAACTCGCTGTCAAAAAATATCCACGGCACATCGTTCGGCAAATCATCAATTCTTTCAAGAAAATCATCTGGTATCCGGCCGGAATATATTTTTTTCACAGAATAATCTGTAAAACGGCTGGCGTCAACAATCAAGTCGTCCGATTTAGGTTTGCTTTGTTTTCGAATTGACAAAGAAATAAAATCGTTCAGCCCAATATGTGTCAACAGTTTCTTCAATTGGAGTCTTGGTATAACGGTGAGTACGTAAGGATCATTAAGTGCCTAGTCAAAGTATCGCAGCAACACGTGGCTCATGAGTTCAACGGTGCGGTTTATTGCTCGTTCATCGATATTGAATTTAGAATTATGGAGCGGATGACTGTTTTCAGGCGCCGAGCACACGCCAATTCTTAAAAAATAGATCGGGCATTTTTCTCTGTAATAAGCAAAATCCTCGCTTGCCGTCATGGGGTATTTTAGTTTTTCAATGGACGTTTCTCCAAACACATCACGGATCGTTGCTTCGATTAGCCGGCCCAGCGCAGGGTCGTTGATGACCGGCGGGGCATTTGGAGTAATTTTTATATCGCATTCGGCTCCATACATGCCGCACATCTCCTTGGTCACACGTTCTATCAAGGTACGTAGTTTTATTCTGTCTTCTTCAGCAAAAGTTCTGAAGGTTCCCGAAAAATGACAAGTTTCAGGTATGATATTGTGCGCCGTTCCGCCGTGAAAGCTGCACACGGAAATGACCGTGGGATTTTCCAAACTGCTGAAATGACGGCCTTGAATCTGATAAATCGCATTCACGGCCTGCATCGCAACAAAGACCGTATCTATCGTGTCATGCGGACGTGCGCCATGCCCGCCTTTGCCCTTGACTACTATATCAAAAAAATCAACCGAAGCCATCATGGCCTCGTCCTTAATACCAAACGTACCCATCCTAAGGCTTGGATCGACGTGAATTCCAAAAATAGCTTCTACATCATCAATGACGCCTTCTTTAACTACCAATTCAGCTCCTCCGCTCAACGCTTCTTCCGCAGGCTGAAATATGAATTTAATATTCCCTTTCAACTGATTTTTCATCTTGTTCAAGAGCAGCAATGTTCCGCTAACGATCGCCGTATGCACGTCATGTCCGCACGCATGCATAACGCCCGTGTTCTCACTTGAATACGGAGCGCCCGTTTCTTCTATGAGGGGCAAGGCGTCAAGATCGCATCGGAAAGCTATTTTTCTCGAAGACGTCGGCGAGCCTAATTCAACAAGCAATCCGGTATTAGCGATTCCTTTTTGAACTTCTATACCTTCCTTTTCCAAAATACCTGCGATGTATGCCGCGGTGCCGTGTTCGTTATGGCTTAATTCAGGGAAGCGATGAATATGCCGGCGAATATCAATGATCAGATCCTCTATTCGCTCTAATTCGCCAGCAATAGCTGATTTTCTATTTATTGAATTCTGCATTATTTATTTTGCAATTATGCGTGTTTTTTTTTTAAATTAAGTAAACTTTTTAACTCAAACCGGTTTGGGTTACAGATATGAATATCAATACAAAAGAAAAATCCATCATTTTGGCTCGAGAAATCCATGAAGCCATGGAAACCCTGGAAGTTGCATTAAGCGCCGGAGCAGAGGATCGCGAAATAATCGAGGCAAAAAACATTGTTGCTAACGTGTTGCGAAGCCACAAAACTTTTTTGGACAGTCTTTCCGGTTCAGAAAAGGAAGACGCTCATAAACTCTTTTCGAAAAAGATCGAAGATATGGCGTCCAGGGCCCAGGCGCTCAAGTAACGCTTCCTCCAAACTCATTTTTGAGCATATCGTCATACTGATCTGCATACCATCCTACGCGATCAAAAGTACTCCGGCATTCTTTCTTATCCATCCCTTCGCATTCACGCAAAATCCTTAACCACACCCAACCTTGATTGATCGAAAAACTTGCCGAATACATTTGATGGTTTAGTTTCAATAATTTCTCATAAAGTTTATTCGGATCGGAAGCTGTAATCATCATCACTGGCGCCGCGACACAAAAATATGATAACCCCTCCGCTGTCGTGTAAACGTCAGCCAATATCTTGGCGGAGCCTTTTGCCAAATTCCATTGGCCCGGAATAACTTCACCATGCGTATCAAGTGTACGACACTGCTCAGCTCGAGTGCCTAATTCCGTTATGACCTCTTCGACCATGTCGTAATATCTGTCTAATTCCTTCTGTGCAGACATGAATTACTCCTTTTATTACAGGCAGAAAATGGAACGGATTCCTTCATCCACGGACTGGATAGGGGTTTTCAGCGTTTTTAACGCGAGGCTGATATTCATCGAAACATCTTTGGGGCGCTTAGATAGAGACTGCATCTCTTCTGTTTTAATACCGACAATCGCTGCATCAGGTAATTTCAGATGATGCGCCAGACGCAGTCCAAAATCGTAGCGGCTAATCCTTTCCGGTCCGGCCAAATGAATCATTCCCTGATAAGTGTTTGACGCTAACTCCATTAAACATTCCGCCGCATTGCTTATATTCATCATGGAGCGAAACTGATCTTTGAACAATGTCACTGAATCTTGATTTCGTAATCCGTTATATAGTGTATCGAAAAAATTCAACCGTTGATTTAAGTTGAAACCATACAACAATCCAAGCCTTGCCGTTACATAATTCGCAGTCGTAAATTTTTCCAGTATATCGTTTTCTACTTCTAATTTTGTGTCACCGTAAAAATTGACCGGACAGGTTTTGTCCTCCTCGGAATAATCCCCTTTTTCGCCATCAAACACTAAATCCGTGGAAGTGTAAACAAAGCGGACCGCGTTTAGATTGGCATAGGTAATGATCTCACCCGTCGCCTTCACGTTGATCTGCCATGCATCCAACTTGCGTTTCTCACACTCATCCGGAGACGAAAGTGCCATCGTATGGATGATGCACGTTGGATTAATACGCGTCAGCATCGGAAGGATTGAGTTTCTTGCGTCCGTAAAATGCCAGAATATTTTATGAAAATTAGGGTTGAGCGCATGATACGTCGAGTGCACTTCGTCCCATTTCCCAGACTTCAGAGCAATTCGAACCAGATGGCTCCCTAAATTTCCAGTGCCACCTGTAATTAGTAATATCTGAGGCATTTTTCTAGTTCTCTCTTATCCGTGTTAAAAAAATTAATTATATACAGTTCAAAATGCAAGCATAAAAACATAAGTTTTATTAACTTATGGCTGTCTCATAATGAGGCATTTTTAATTTTTTGATACACAAAATGTTAAGTATTTAATTGCTGCAAGTTCTAATAAACTATTGATTTAAATCATATTAGC contains:
- a CDS encoding DEAD/DEAH box helicase, producing MKKLLTHIGLNDFISLSIRKQSKPKSDDLIVDASRFTDYSVKKIYSGRIPDDFLERIDDLPNDVPWIFFDSEFTLDCLSKSRGHKAIEEFFSVRQLWDALELTRILFPDLTAYSIENIENVIEFPFEKKHTSSEKLIVIVLYLIEGLARVDLRKLSLLVKFTEHSRSPLKILFKKIAEHNKAGAPTAFQFPKVKIPLLPSNTIGDDSADSEPDSAQPVPEKAIHTVFEHGGLLNAHFDNYEERAQQVKLALAIAAAFNQSQFVLAEAGTGTGKSLAYLVPAIYWTSQNSHAGESVVISTHTKNLQEQLFYKDIPQLRKILPIPFYAVLLKGRGNYICMKKWKTICLDPAGHLTPTEREKVLPVIFWIDRTQTGDISECSGFQHEQNMSVWNKLASESAYCQAQKCNSSDECFVKKIRDAARKAQVTVVNHSLLFSDIISENAILGDYTNLIIDEAHHVEKTAQNYLGVGLSLWSVKNFVISLYERDQLESGVLLQLKQKLTGSRLSKGESTGYSSLLAEATMACTEFWIKTQELFTQLTIEATSGRSVDFEDTSVLKTRSRENKLRYDSKNAIWKNTKDELSAFFATSAQLDDALLKLIDRMKDWKSDIFEDGDTMKDMLILKRDELKKILETAQFLSDSNDIDYVYWYELPAKERSYDIRFYGVPLNVADILKARLYEKLNTCVFSSATLSVAGNFNYYKSRSGLMELDNVKQFSVGSPFDFNDQCRIFIPSFLPDPSSADFSDASSTLIEKIILENEKGTLALFTSYAMMNKCYRDMKRRLKNRSITLLMQGQDGSRSNVTQRFFDERTSVLFGTDSFWEGVDVPGESLEILIITKLPFEVPSDPLVAAKMERVTSMGGNSFFDYSVPEAVIKFRQGFGRLIRSRSDRGIVVILDNRVISKNYGRLFLNSLPAAAQTISSESMLLKKMSDFFTSYI
- a CDS encoding amidohydrolase; this translates as MQNSINRKSAIAGELERIEDLIIDIRRHIHRFPELSHNEHGTAAYIAGILEKEGIEVQKGIANTGLLVELGSPTSSRKIAFRCDLDALPLIEETGAPYSSENTGVMHACGHDVHTAIVSGTLLLLNKMKNQLKGNIKFIFQPAEEALSGGAELVVKEGVIDDVEAIFGIHVDPSLRMGTFGIKDEAMMASVDFFDIVVKGKGGHGARPHDTIDTVFVAMQAVNAIYQIQGRHFSSLENPTVISVCSFHGGTAHNIIPETCHFSGTFRTFAEEDRIKLRTLIERVTKEMCGMYGAECDIKITPNAPPVINDPALGRLIEATIRDVFGETSIEKLKYPMTASEDFAYYREKCPIYFLRIGVCSAPENSHPLHNSKFNIDERAINRTVELMSHVLLRYFD
- a CDS encoding YbjN domain-containing protein; amino-acid sequence: MSAQKELDRYYDMVEEVITELGTRAEQCRTLDTHGEVIPGQWNLAKGSAKILADVYTTAEGLSYFCVAAPVMMITASDPNKLYEKLLKLNHQMYSASFSINQGWVWLRILRECEGMDKKECRSTFDRVGWYADQYDDMLKNEFGGSVT
- a CDS encoding SDR family oxidoreductase encodes the protein MPQILLITGGTGNLGSHLVRIALKSGKWDEVHSTYHALNPNFHKIFWHFTDARNSILPMLTRINPTCIIHTMALSSPDECEKRKLDAWQINVKATGEIITYANLNAVRFVYTSTDLVFDGEKGDYSEEDKTCPVNFYGDTKLEVENDILEKFTTANYVTARLGLLYGFNLNQRLNFFDTLYNGLRNQDSVTLFKDQFRSMMNISNAAECLMELASNTYQGMIHLAGPERISRYDFGLRLAHHLKLPDAAIVGIKTEEMQSLSKRPKDVSMNISLALKTLKTPIQSVDEGIRSIFCL